A region from the Eriocheir sinensis breed Jianghai 21 chromosome 48, ASM2467909v1, whole genome shotgun sequence genome encodes:
- the LOC126981403 gene encoding polysialoglycoprotein-like — translation MSGPPGNLASAVRVSGPPGNLASAVRVSGPPGNLASAVRVSGPPGNLASAVRVSGPPGNLASASVRAPGNLASAVRVSGTPGNLASAVRVSGPPGNLASAVRVSGPPGNLASAVRVSGSPGSLASAVRVSGPPGNLASAVRVSGSPGNLASAVRVSGPPGNLASAVRVSGPPGNLTSAVRVSGPPGNLASAVRVSGPPGKLTSAVRVSGPPGNLASAVRVSGPPGNLASAVRVSGPPGNLASAVRVSGPPGNLASAVRVSGPPGNLASAVRVSGPTGNLASAMRVSGPPVNLASAVRVSGPTGNLASAVGEPGPPGNLTSAVREPGPPGNLASAPGPTGNLASAVREPGPPGNLASAVREPGPPGNLASAVNEPGPTGNLASAVREPGPTGSLASAVRLSGPPGNLASAVREPGPHGNLASAVREPGPPGNLASAVREPGPPGNLASAVREPGPPGNLASAVREPGPPGNLASAVREPGPPGNLASAVREPGPTGSLASAVREPGPPGNLASAVREPGPTGNLASAVREPAPPGHLASAVREPGPTGNLASAVREPGPPGNLASAVREPGPTGNLASAVREPGPTGNLASAVREPGPPGNLASAVRLSGPPGNLASAVRVSGPPDNLASAVREPGPPDNLASAVREPGPLDNLAPAVREPGPLDNLASAVREPGPPDNLASAVREPGPLDNLAPAVRVSGPFGNLASTVREPGHPDNLASAVRVSGPPDNLTSAMRVSGPPYNLASAVRVSGSPR, via the exons ATGTCAGGGCCCCCCGGTAACCTCGCTTCGGCCGTGAGGGTGTCAGGGCCCCCCGGTAACCTCGCTTCGGCCGTGAGAGTGTCAGGGCCCCCCGGTAACCTCGCCTCGGCCGTGAGGGTGTCAGGGCCCCCCGGTAACCTCGCTTCGGCCGTGAGAGTGTCAGGGCCCCCCGGTAACCTCGCTTCGGCC AGTGTCAGGGCCCCCGGTAACCTCGCCTCGGCCGTGAGAGTGTCAGGGACCCCCGGTAACCTCGCTTCGGCCGTGAGAGTGTCAGGGCCCCCCGGTAACCTCGCTTCGGCCGTGAGAGTGTCAGGGCCCCCCGGTAACCTCGCTTCGGCCGTGAGAGTGTCAGGGTCCCCCGGTAGCCTCGCCTCGGCCGTGAGAGTGTCAGGGCCCCCCGGTAACCTCGCTTCGGCCGTGAGAGTGTCAGGGTCCCCCGGTAACCTCGCTTCGGCAGTGAGGGTGTCAGGGCCCCCCGGTAACCTCGCTTCGGCAGTGAGGGTGTCAGGGCCCCCCGGTAACCTCACCTCGGCCGTGAGAGTGTCAGGGCCCCCCGGTAACCTCGCTTCGGCCGTGAGGGTGTCAGGGCCCCCCGGTAAGCTCACCTCGGCCGTGAGAGTGTCAGGGCCCCCCGGTAACCTCGCTTCGGCAGTGAGGGTGTCAGGGCCCCCCGGTAACCTCGCCTCGGCCGTGAGAGTGTCAGGGCCCCCCGGTAACCTCGCTTCGGCAGTGAGGGTGTCAGGGCCCCCCGGTAACCTCGCTTCGGCCGTGAGAGTGTCAGGGCCCCCCGGTAACCTCGCTTCGGCCGTGAGGGTGTCAGGGCCCACCGGTAACCTCGCTTCGGCCATGAGGGTGTCAGGGCCCCCCGTTAACCTCGCTTCGGCCGTGAGGGTGTCAGGGCCCACCGGTAACCTCGCTTCGGCCGTGGGGGAGCCAGGGCCCCCCGGTAACCTCACCTCGGCCGTGAGGGAGCCAGGGCCCCCCGGTAACCTCGCTTCGGCG CCAGGACCCACTGGTAACCTCGCTTCCGCCGTGAGGGAGCCAGGGCCCCCCGGTAATCTCGCTTCCGCCGTGAGGGAGCCAGGGCCCCCCGGTAATCTCGCTTCCGCCGTGAATGAGCCAGGGCCCACCGGTAACCTCGCTTCGGCCGTTAGGGAGCCAGGGCCCACCGGTAGCCTCGCTTCGGCCGTGAGACTGTCAGGGCCCCCCGGTAATCTCGCTTCCGCCGTGAGGGAGCCAGGGCCCCACGGTAATCTCGCTTCCGCCGTGAGGGAGCCAGGGCCCCCCGGTAATCTCGCTTCCGCCGTGAGGGAGCCAGGGCCCCCCGGTAATCTCGCTTCCGCCGTGAGGGAGCCAGGGCCCCCCGGTAATCTCGCTTCCGCCGTGAGGGAGCCAGGGCCCCCCGGTAATCTCGCTTCCGCCGTGAGGGAGCCAGGGCCCCCCGGTAACCTCGCTTCGGCCGTTAGGGAGCCAGGGCCCACCGGTAGCCTCGCCTCGGCCGTGAGGGAGCCGGGGCCCCCCGGTAACCTCGCATCGGCCGTTAGGGAGCCAGGGCCCACCGGTAACCTCGCTTCGGCTGTTAGGGAGCCAGCGCCCCCCGGTCATCTCGCTTCGGCCGTGAGGGAGCCAGGGCCCACCGGTAACCTCGCTTCGGCTGTTAGGGAGCCAGGGCCCCCCGGTAACCTCGCTTCGGCTGTTAGGGAGCCAGGGCCCACCGGTAACCTCGCTTCGGCCGTTAGGGAGCCAGGGCCCACCGGTAACCTCGCTTCGGCCGTTAGGGAGCCAGGGCCCCCCGGTAACCTCGCTTCGGCCGTGAGACTGTCAGGGCCCCCCGGTAACCTCGCTTCGGCCGTGAGAGTGTCAGGGCCCCCCGATAACCTCGCTTCGGCCGTGAGGGAGCCAGGGCCCCCCGATAACCTCGCTTCGGCCGTGAGGGAGCCAGGGCCCCTCGATAACCTCGCTCCGGCCGTGAGGGAGCCAGGGCCCCTCGATAACCTCGCTTCGGCCGTGAGGGAGCCAGGGCCCCCCGATAACCTCGCTTCGGCCGTAAGGGAGCCAGGGCCCCTCGATAACCTCGCTCCGGCCGTGAGAGTGTCAGGGCCCTTCGGTAACCTCGCTTCGACCGTGAGGGAGCCAGGGCACCCCGATAACCTCGCTTCGGCCGTGAGGGTGTCAGGGCCCCCCGATAACCTCACTTCGGCCATGAGAGTGTCAGGGCCCCCCTATAACCTCGCTTCGGCCGTGAGGGTGTCAGGGTCCCCCCGGTAA